In Bacteroidota bacterium, one genomic interval encodes:
- a CDS encoding thioredoxin fold domain-containing protein encodes MTKTFTIKIICYAVVLSALGMPASGFAQSTKEKPKAELSWKPFETGFAKANTEKKKVLLDVYTDWCGWCKRLDKDVYSDKRVVDYLTEHYYVVKLNAEDTASVTYKDKKSTKPQFAGAFGVKGYPTIIFFDSKGDPITSLPGYVDADKFLTIAKFIGEDYYKSMTWESYQKMNEPKNPKE; translated from the coding sequence ATGACAAAAACCTTTACTATAAAAATCATCTGTTACGCGGTTGTTTTGAGCGCACTGGGCATGCCCGCGTCGGGATTCGCGCAATCCACGAAGGAAAAGCCGAAGGCGGAATTGAGCTGGAAGCCGTTTGAAACGGGCTTCGCCAAAGCAAATACCGAGAAAAAGAAGGTACTTCTCGACGTCTATACGGACTGGTGCGGCTGGTGCAAAAGGTTGGACAAGGATGTCTATTCGGACAAGCGGGTGGTGGACTACCTGACCGAGCATTACTACGTCGTGAAGCTGAACGCCGAAGACACCGCGAGCGTCACGTATAAGGATAAGAAGTCGACGAAGCCCCAATTCGCGGGAGCGTTCGGCGTGAAGGGCTATCCCACGATCATCTTCTTCGACTCAAAGGGCGACCCGATCACTTCCCTCCCGGGCTACGTGGACGCCGATAAATTCCTGACCATCGCGAAGTTCATCGGAGAGGATTACTACAAGTCGATGACGTGGGAAAGCTACCAGAAGATGAACGAACCGAAGAACCCGAAGGAGTGA